Part of the Bacteriovorax sp. BAL6_X genome, GTGGGATTATGATTGATAAGCTAAATGAAGCTTATGGAAAGTTTCAAACAGAACTTGAAACATTAAATGCGCAACCAGAAGTGCTTTCTCTTAAGTCTAGTTACTTAGGAAAGAAGGGGGCAGTATCTGAAATTTTAAAATCGCTAAAGGATGCTACTCCTGAGCAAAGAAAAGAAATCGGACCAGTTGCTAATGAAATTAAGCAAAATATTGAAAAGCTTGTTGCTAAGAAGCTTTCTGAAATTGAGCTAGCTCAGATTAATGAAAAGCTAAGTAAGAACAAAATCGATATAACTTTTACTGATGTCGTTAAATCTAAAAACAACAATCACGGTGGACTTCACCCAAGAACTCTTGTGCAACAAGAAGTTGAAGATATTTTCTTATCGATGGGATTTGAAGTATTAGATGGGCCGCACATTGAAACAGAATTTTATAACTTTGAGGCCCTAAATATACCAGGGGATCACCCAGCTCGTGATATGCAAGATACTTTCTGGTTTAAAGATGAAAATTCTCCAGAAGGAAATAAGCACCTTCTTCGTACCCATACTTCGACAATTCAAGTAAGAGGTATGCAGTCACGCAAGCCTCCTTTCCGCTTCATCGCACCTGGTACCGTTTTCCGTTGCGAAAGAACTGATGCTTCCCATGAGATGGTATTTCAGCAATTAGAAGGAATGATGGTTGGAAAAGATATTTCTGTATCTAATCTGATCTACTTTATGAAAGAAATCCTAACTGAGATCTTTAAGAAAGACGTGGAAGTAAGACTTCGTCCAGGTTATTTCCCATTTGTTGAGCCAGGTTTTGAGCTTGATATTAAATGTCAGGTTTGTAATGCAAAAGGATGCTCTGTTTGTAAGCAAGTTGGTTGGGTAGAGCTTCTTCCATGTGGAATGGTTCATCCAAATGTTCTTAGAGCAGGTGGGATTGACCCTGAGGAATACAATGGTTTTGCTTTTGGTCTAGGACTAGATCGTCTTGTGATGATGAAGTACGGAATCGATGATATCCGCCACCTTCAATCTGGTGATCTTAGATTTAACTCACAATTTAAAGAATATTAAAAAATAGTTTTAAGGAATATATATGTTAATTAGTATTGATTGGATTAAAGATTTCGTTAAGGTTCCAGACTTAGACGCTAACGAAATTGGTTCAAAGTTCACTCTAGCAACAGCTGAGGTTGAAGATGTTCTTTCTGTAGGTGATCATTTAGAAGCTATTACTGTTGTTGAAGTTCTAGAAAAAGAAAAGCACCCTGAGGCAGATAAACTTAATCTTGTGACATTTACAAATGGTAAGGATAAGTTTCAAGTTGTTTGTGGCGCTGCAAATGTTCGTGTAGGTATGCGTACTGCCTATGCTCCACTAGGTATTACTTTGCCGAATGGATTAACTCTTGAGCCAAAGAAAATTCGTGGTGTCTTATCTGAAGGGATGCTTTGTTCAGAAGAAGAACTTGGTTTTGCTGAAGAGTCACCAGGTATTATCGAACTAGATAAGATGTTTGATAATCCAGAACTTGGGACTAATATGTTAACGCTATTTGGTCAAACAAAAGACGTTCTATTAGACGTTGATAATAAGTCTTTAACTCATAGACCTGATCTTTGGGGACACTTTGGTATTGCTCGTGAGTTTGCAACAATTTTTGATAATGAATTAAATAACCCATTCTCTGACTCGTGGGTAGCTGATTTAAAAGCGAAGTTTTCAAGTGAGGCAGCACCAATAAAAATTAAAGTTGAAGAAGACACAAGTTGCCTTGGGTACTTTGGTCTTAGCTTAGATAATGTAAAAGTAGGAGAGTCTCCTTCATGGATGAAAAGACGCCTGCAAGCGGTAGGTCTTCGTCCAATTAATAATATCGTTGATATTTCAAATTACGTAATGCTAGAACTCGGAATTCCGCTTCATATCTTTGATCGCGAAAAGATTAATGGTGATACCGTTGTGATTAGCTCTCTGAAATCTGAAACTGAATTTACAACTCTTGA contains:
- the pheS gene encoding phenylalanine--tRNA ligase subunit alpha, translated to MIDKLNEAYGKFQTELETLNAQPEVLSLKSSYLGKKGAVSEILKSLKDATPEQRKEIGPVANEIKQNIEKLVAKKLSEIELAQINEKLSKNKIDITFTDVVKSKNNNHGGLHPRTLVQQEVEDIFLSMGFEVLDGPHIETEFYNFEALNIPGDHPARDMQDTFWFKDENSPEGNKHLLRTHTSTIQVRGMQSRKPPFRFIAPGTVFRCERTDASHEMVFQQLEGMMVGKDISVSNLIYFMKEILTEIFKKDVEVRLRPGYFPFVEPGFELDIKCQVCNAKGCSVCKQVGWVELLPCGMVHPNVLRAGGIDPEEYNGFAFGLGLDRLVMMKYGIDDIRHLQSGDLRFNSQFKEY